Proteins found in one Aethina tumida isolate Nest 87 chromosome 1, icAetTumi1.1, whole genome shotgun sequence genomic segment:
- the LOC109605010 gene encoding uncharacterized protein LOC109605010, with protein MKPLGVLLVIITIITVANSYRRISCEGDVCSVCRESGCQLSCTGDDCESCPSGGCCNGINCNICVNSSCCQTQKCNYCVRKCNRRCPVNRIKSNSYCNDKCQKACVNYFGKQSSQGAYNVTTVIRLFNYLNNTNIVETPVNVTVINKNNFTIHSDDLANSFNSNFGGNLFGNQTQSKCCYIVHPEVCPESPNICFRRKHAECSYLCTSDHILIREDLTANNTCIPINVYPNYYCGQYITEDCKGCYVCDNGNCLESPLCSASCKQSILPEEYYNIPYQKNV; from the exons atgaAGCCGTTAGGAGTTCTTCTTGTGATCATCACAATTATTACCGTTGCAAATTCATATAGGAGAATATCTTGCGAAGGAGACGTGTGTAGTGTTTGTAGAGAAAGTGGCTGTCAACTATCTTGCACTGGCGATGACTGTGAGAGTTGTCCTAGTGGGGGCTGTTGCAACGGAATAAATTGCAACATCTGCGTTAACTCGTCCTGTTGTCAAACGCAGAAATGCAACTATTGTGTAAGAAAATGTAACAGAAGATGCCCGGTTAACAGGATTAAAAGCAACTCATACTGCAACGATAAATGCCAAAAGGCTTGTGTG AATTATTTTGGGAAACAATCGTCACAAGGTGCATACAATGTAACAACCGTCATTAgactgtttaattatttgaataacacAAACATTGTGGAAACTCCAGTGAACGTTACCGTTATTAACAAGAATAACTTTACCATTCACTCCGATGATCTCGCTAATTCGTTTAACAGCAATTTTGGTGGAAACCTGTTTGGCAATCAAACTCAGTCAAAATGCTGTTATATAGTACATCCAGAAGTCTGTCCCGAATCTCCAAATATATGTTTCAGAAGAAAACACGCTGAATGCTCATATCTGTGCACTTCTGATCACATTCTTATTAGAGAGGATCTTACAGCCAATAATACTTGTATACCCATTAATGTTTATCCAAATTACTATTGTGGACAATATATAACAGAAG ATTGCAAAGGTTGCTACGTTTGCGACAATGGTAACTGTTTAGAATCACCATTGTGTAGTGCAAGTtgtaaacaatcaattttgcctgaagaatattacaatatcccatatcagaagaatgtataa
- the LOC109605013 gene encoding juvenile hormone esterase-like produces the protein MWPRSRCLFYRERIILNFFIAKLLAYFNIWKSSHVHVTKLGKIKGTIDYAEKGSKYYSFQGIPYGKPMLGENRFKISEPAGPWTGTLDATKVGKKSIQTNIMTRKINGDEDCLNLNVYTSELPSSSNELKPVMVFIHGGAFLNGSNDKLMYGPDNLMNDDVVLVVINYRLGLLGFLSLKDPSLGVTGNMGFKDMVLALKWVQENITDYNGDPNNVTIFGESAGSASVHLLMLSPLAKGLFHKVIAQSGSALNGWSRCEKNVAEQAAPATGCESKNEKEILDHFRTIPVEKLWDGQRVLEKRDKFSSMDRFCGWSIEPPSDTAFLTKSPIDIITSGEYSPVPIMMGFTNCEGMLYEGVVSEKNKPKYWEKPEVNVPSLLELERESAVRKNLGEKIVKFYLGEGPYSRANSTLSLYDLLTDNCFSWGIFQAVRHHAKLLPNSVYLYRFSLDTKLNFYKHLTKIITPGTSHADDLPYLFNMCLSLGVSKHSIEDIARKRVCRLWTNFAKFGNPTPANDNLVDKLWMPVTKDTINFYEISEDPHNDVNPWSERMNFWNEIYSMNEKTAKLTI, from the exons atgtGGCCCCGATCCAGATGCCTGTTTTATAGAGAGCgcatcatattaaatttttttattgctaag cTTTTGgcttattttaacatttggaAATCTTCACATGTTCACGTCACGAAACTAGGAAAAATCAAAGGTACTATTGACTATGCCGAAAAAGGATCCAAGTACTATAGTTTCCAAGGCATACCGTATGGAAAACCTATGCTTGGTGAAAACCGATTTAAG ATTTCTGAACCAGCGGGACCATGGACCGGAACGTTGGATGCCACAAAAGTAGGCAAAAAAAGCATTCAAACTAACATTATGACCAGGAAAATAAATGGTGATGAAGACTGTCTCAATTTAAACGTATACACCTCAgag CTTCCATCAAGCAGCAACGAACTTAAACCGGTCATGGTGTTTATCCATGGTGGCGCCTTCCTTAACGGGTCCAACGATAAATTGATGTATGGTCCAGATAATTTGATGAACGATGATGTAGTTTTGGTTGTAATCAACTATCGTTTGGGTTTACTAGGATTTTTAAGTCTCAAAGATCCATCGTTGGGTGTAACAGGCAACATGGGATTTAAAGATATGGTACTAGCTTTAAAGTGGGTCCAGGAAAATATTACGGATTATAATGGTGACCCAAACAATGTCACAATATTTGGCGAAAGCGCCGGGTCTGCATCTGTACATTTGTTAATGTTATCACCCTTAGCTAAAGGTTTATTTCACAAGGTTATTGCACAAAGTGGTAGCGCTTTAAATGGATGGAGTAGATGTGAAAAAAATGTTGCAGAGCAAGCTGCACCAGCAACTGGCTGTGaatctaaaaatgaaaaagaaatacTTGATCATTTTAGAACAATTCCTGTTGAAAAACTTTGGGATGGACAACGAGTGCTTGAAAAA cgcGATAAATTCTCATCAATGGATCGATTTTGTGGTTGGTCAATTGAACCACCTTCTGACACAGCATTCTTAACTAAATCACCAATTGATATAATAACATCTGGTGAATACAGTCCAGTTCCAATAATGATGGGTTTTACGAATTGCGAGGGTATGTTATATGAAGGAGTTGTATCAGAAAAGAATAAACCGAAATATTGGGAGAAACCTGAAGTAAATGTGCCCTCTTTATTGGAACTAGAACGTGAATCGGCCGTAAGAAAGAATTTGggagaaaaaattgttaaattttacctAGGAGAAGGTCCTTATTCTAGAGCGAATAGTACTCTTTCATTGTATGAT TTATTGACTGACAACTGCTTCTCGTGGGGGATTTTCCAAGCTGTCAGACACCATGCCAAATTATTACCAAACTCTGTTTATTTATACAGGTTCTCTTTAGacacaaaactaaatttttacaaacatttaacaaaaattataactcCAG gtACATCTCATGCTGATGACTTACCTTATTTGTTTAACATGTGCTTATCTTTGGGTGTTTCCAAACACTCCATAGAAGACATAGCAAGAAAAAGGGTTTGTCGGTTATGGACCAATTTCGCCAAATTTGGTAATCCTACACCTGCGAATGATAATCTGGTAGATAAATTATGGATGCCGGTAACCAAAGATACTATTAATTTCTACGAGATTTCTGAGGACCCACATAATGATGTAAACCCTTGGTCTGAAAGGATGAATTTTTGGAACGAGATATATAGTATGAATGAAAAAACAGCCAAGTTAACAATATGA